DNA sequence from the Desulfobacterales bacterium genome:
GGCTCAGATAATTAAATCGTTAATTTCAATTAAAACTTTAGATTTGATTAGATTTATTTCCACCACAAATTTTTGAGGTTTATTTCAATCTCATGAAAGGGTTCGGCCTGAACCTTGTTATCACCATCAGCCGTCAAAATAAGAGACCATCTTCCGTTTTCAAATCGAAAAACTTCCAGTATTTCAGCTAATGGGTCAACAAGCCAGACATAAGGTACTGCATAGCTGGAATAAATATTCATTTTTTTTACACGGTCTATTCGAATAGAACGAGGAGAAATAATTTCACAAACCCAATCAGGAACAACCATTGTCCAGTTAGTTTCAGGTGGGTGTGGAAGCCTTTCTTTTTTCCATCCGGCCAAATCAGGAACAAGAATACTTTTACCAAGTTGAATTTCTGGTTCAATCAAAATAATCCATCCGCCCGGTCCTCCTCGTCCATATTGATATGGAATTCGTATTTCGGCCAATCCAGTTGCAACA
Encoded proteins:
- a CDS encoding Uma2 family endonuclease, encoding MLEPVKKEATYEDIYSLPENMVGEIIDGELYAMPRPSFKHSNVATGLAEIRIPYQYGRGGPGGWIILIEPEIQLGKSILVPDLAGWKKERLPHPPETNWTMVVPDWVCEIISPRSIRIDRVKKMNIYSSYAVPYVWLVDPLAEILEVFRFENGRWSLILTADGDNKVQAEPFHEIEINLKNLWWK